One genomic region from Populus nigra chromosome 8, ddPopNigr1.1, whole genome shotgun sequence encodes:
- the LOC133702095 gene encoding protein PHOTOPERIOD-INDEPENDENT EARLY FLOWERING 1-like isoform X1 → MASKGPRSKLDHETRARRQKALEAPREPRRPKTHWDHVLEEMVWLSKDFESERKWKLAQAKKVALRASKGMLDQATRGEKKLKEEEQRLRKVAVNISKDVKKFWVKIEKLVLYKHQMELDEKKKRALDKHLEFLLGQTERYSTMLAENLVEKPPEQYFAPEKPSIADRVGDDANTPLQVVDAHCLEAQVDTADNDDEYDVQSEDEVEDDEHTIEEDEALITKEERQEELEGLHNEMDIPLEELLKRYTVEKGGRESSENGAKPCANGEEHCESKGEDISAACEMEISSSPVNAGRRCGENNGALPIPDNNLLEIGAYETRNQLSISEDPAREHVPYDFNDEQEDGDFDLAAEEEKDDETTLLEEEEMAKADSNNPIDEILLLQKESEIPLEELLARYTKEPNSEVSEDESEYTPVLSDNMSNSPGHEEELKQLDNSMDEMVEHGEHPLVEEQEKGNEEISEEGRESESKIADAAAAARSAQPTGNTFLTTKVRTKFPFLLKYPLREYQHIGLDWLVTMYEQRLNGILADEMGLGKTIMTIALLAHLACEKGIWGPHLIVVPTSVMLNWETEFLKWCPAFKILTYFGSAKERKCKRQGWLKPNFFHVCITTYRLVIQDSKVFKRKKWKYLILDEAHLIKNWKSQRWQTLLNFNSKRRILLTGTPLQNDLMELWSLMHFLMPHIFQSHQEFKDWFSNPITGMVEGQERVNKEVVDRLHNVLRPFILRRLKRDVEKQLPMKLEHVIYCRLSRRQRNLYEDFIASSETQATLATANFFGMISIIMQLRKVCNHPDLFEGRPIISSFDMAGMDIQLSSSICSMFSPGPYSSVDLCALGLIFTHLDFNMVSWECDEVKAIATPSRLIEERANLANIEDVGPGSKHLKRLPGTNIFEEIRKSLLEGRLREMKQRAASIAWWNSLRCRKKPVYSTTLRELLTVKHPIYDIHCQKVERLSSLCSSKLGDVVLSPIERFQKMTDLVESFMFAIPAARSPAPIFWCSQTRTPVFLHSTYEEKCSEMLLPLLSPIRPAIVRRQLYFPDRRLIQFDCGKLQELAILLRKLKSEGHRVLIFTQMTKMLDILEAFINLYGYTYMRLDGSTQPEDRQTLMQRFNTNPKIFIFILSTRSGGVGINLVGADTVIFYDSDWNPAMDQQAQDRCHRIGQTREVHIYRLISESTIEENILKKANQKRALDDLVIQSGGYNTEFFKKLDPMELFSGHKTLQIKNMQREKNNNNGNEVSLSNADVEAALKYAEDEADYMALKKVEQEEAVDNQEFTEEAIGRLEDDEFVNDDDMKADEPTDHEMTTCCKEGEVNLDENDCIEERAVTFTGNKDDVDMLADVKQMAAAAAAAGQAISSFENQLRPIDRYAVRFLELWDPIIDKAALESQVRFQETEWELDRIEKYKDEMEAEIDDDEEPLVYERWDADFATEAYRQQVEALTQHQLMEEKEAEAEANEKESADGHLDAMVRCKVPRNPKSKSKKKPKKTKFKSLKKESLTSELKHMKVEASIETLSADDDDDDDDDDVIYPDDGTYSDTTSPYSSVQRKRKKAELAIDIDKKRSRKNSKKFKKAPETCPFDVDSDLSGKQHGRSMELKSYEVVSDLEQKPAGRSKMGGKISISTMPVKRVLMIKPEKLKKGNVWSRDCVPPPDSWLPQEDAILCAVVHEYGPHWSLVSETLYGMAAGGFYRGRYRHPVHCCERFRELIHRYVLSSPEHPINNEKMSNMVSGKALLKVTEDNIRMLLNVAAEQPDHELLLQKHFTALLSAVWRVNSRAECQQNLSSSRNALYNHGRVFNSSVNQLPSNSSKESAKRMKFTNLGHSSKLLAAALHDASSRRPDDRVSYSNLSEVAPAIGEQLEVTLEFQKEEDDSLIQFPPIISMSIPSSAPLTSVNKDRAEAHHLRASTSIAENRFRDAARACVEGDLGWVSSTAPANDFKLRLPSKTQSLGKHKLSVSESTKPPRSKMKKTLIEHSQGHLFAEPVSQPLPVLSSRDPNLRFDLPPIAIQDNKDEYSISCIEKELSAEMGTWDAVAHDYVLGFTSGLDDFSSLPEFTDIG, encoded by the exons ATGGCGTCGAAAGGTCCAAGGTCTAAGCTTGATCACGAGACGAGAGCTCGGCGTCAAAAG GCACTGGAAGCTCCGAGAGAACCCCGTCGCCCGAAAACTCACTGGGATCATGTTTTGGAGGAAATGGTTTGGTTGTCGAAG GATTTTGAGTCGGAGAGGAAATGGAAATTGGCGCAAGCCAAGAAAGTGGCTTTAAGAGCAAGCAAGGGCATGTTGGATCAGGCCACCAgaggagaaaagaaattgaag GAAGAGGAGCAGCGGTTGCGAAAAGTAGCGGTCAATATTTCAAAGGATGTAAAGAAGTTCTGGGTTAAAATAGAAAAGCTG GTGCTTTACAAGCATCAGATGGAGCTtgatgagaagaagaaaagggcaCTTGATAAGCATCTTGAATTTCTTCTAGGACAAACTGAGAG GTACTCTACAATGCTGGCAGAAAATCTAGTGGAGAAACCACCAGAGCAATATTTTGCACCAGAAAAACCGAGTATTGCGGATAGGGTAGGAGATGATGCTAATACACCCCTGCAAGTCGTTGATG CTCATTGTTTAGAGGCCCAAGTGGACACTGCAGACAACGACGATGAGTATGATGTGCAATCTGAAGATGAAGTG GAAGATGATGAGCATACTATTGAGGAAGATGAGGCTCTTATAACCAAAGAAGAAAGGCAAGAAGAATTGGAAGGTCTGCACAATGAAATGGATATTCCCCTTGAGGAGCTACTCAAGCGTTACACTGTAGAGAAAG GTGGCAGGGAAAGTAGTGAAAATGGAGCTAAGCCATGTGCAAATGGGGAAGAACATTGTGAGA GCAAAGGAGAAGATATTTCTGCTGCTTGTGAGATGGAGATAAGCAGCTCACCTGTTAATGCTGGTCGTCGTTGT GGTGAAAATAATGGTGCCTTGCCCATTCCAGACAACAATTTATTGGAAATTGGGGCATATGAAACCAGAAATCAGTTAAGTATCTCTGAGGATCCAGCCAGAGAACATGTGCCATATGATTTCAATGACGAACAG GAAGATGGTGATTTTGATCTTGCCGCTGAAGAAGAAAAG GATGATGAGACAACCTTGTTGGAGGAGGAAGAGATGGCAAAAGCAGATTCAAACAATCCCATAGATGAG ATTTTGTTACTGCAAAAGGAGAGTGAAATTCCTTTGGAAGAATTGCTTGCAAGGTATACAAAG GAGCCAAACAGCGAAGTTTCAGAGGATGAATCTGAATACACACCAGTATTATCAGACAATATGTCAAATTCCCCAGGCCATGAAGAAGAACTGAAGCAGCTGGATAACTCAATGGATGAAATGGTTGAACATGGGGAACATCCTCTTGTAGAAGAACAAGAGAAGGGAAATGAAGAAATTTCAGAAGAAGGAAGGGAGAGTGAAAGTAAGATTgctgatgctgctgctgctgcaagaTCTGCACAACCAACAGGCAATACATTCTTGACAACCAAAGTGCGCACAAAATTCCCCTTTCTTCTCAAGTATCCTCTTCGTGAATATCAACATATAGGCCTTGATTGGCTTGTTACAATGTATGAACAAAGATTAAATGGGATTCTAGCTGATGAAATGGGGCTTGGAAAGACGATCATGACTATTGCTTTGCTTGCACACCTAGCATGTGAAAAGGGAATATGGGGTCCTCATCTGATTGTGGTTCCAACAAGTGTCATGCTTAACTGGGAAACAGAGTTTCTTAAATGGTGTCCTGCCTTCAagattttaacatattttggCAGTGCAAAAGAGCGTAAATGCAAGAGGCAAGGTTGGCTGAAACCAAATTTCTTCCATGTATGCATAACAACTTACAGACTGGTTATACAGGATTCTAAAGTCTTCAAGAGGAAGAAATGGAAGTATTTGATTTTGGATGAAGCTCATCTGATTAAAAATTGGAAGTCCCAGCGATGGCAAactcttttaaatttcaattcaaaaagaCGCATCTTATTAACTGGCACACCTCTGCAGAATGATCTCATGGAACTGTGGTCACTAATGCATTTCTTGATGCCCCACATCTTTCAATCTCACCAGGAATTTAAGGACTGGTTCAGTAATCCAATAACTGGGATGGTGGAGGGACAAGAAAGAGTGAACAAAGAAGTTGTTGATCGTTTGCACAATGTTCTCCGTCCGTTTATCCTCCGTCGATTGAAAAGGGACGTGGAGAAGCAACTCCCCATGAAACTTGAACATGTCATCTATTGTAGACTTTCAAGGAGGCAGCGTAACTTGTACGAGGATTTCATTGCTAGTTCAGAGACACAAGCTACCCTTGCCACTGCCAACTTTTTTGGGATGATCAGCATCATAATGCAACTTCGTAAAGTTTGTAATCATCCTGATTTATTTGAGGGTCGTCCAATTATTAGTTCTTTTGATATGGCTGGTATGGACATCCAATTGAGTAGTTCTATTTGTTCAATGTTTTCACCTGGCCCATATTCATCTGTAGATCTTTGTGCTTTGGGGCTTATATTTACACATCTTGATTTTAACATGGTTTCTTGGGAGTGTGATGAAGTGAAGGCTATTGCAACTCCTTCAAGATTAATCGAAGAGCGTGCCAATTTGGCTAACATAGAAGATGTTGGGCCTGGGTCTAAACATTTGAAGAGGTTGCCTggaacaaatatttttgaagagATTAGAAAGTCATTATTGGAGGGGAGATTAAGAGAGATGAAGCAACGGGCAGCATCTATTGCATGGTGGAATTCCTTGAGGTGTCGGAAAAAACCCGTATACTCAACAACCCTACGAGAACTTCTCACAGTGAAGCATCCTATCTATGATATCCATTGCCAAAAAGTTGAGCGACTCTCCTCGTTATGCTCCTCTAAGCTTGGTGATGTTGTTCTTTCACCAATTGAACGGTTCCAGAAGATGACTGATCTCGTGGAATCATTTATGTTTGCAATTCCAGCAGCACGTTCCCCTGCACCTATCTTCTGGTGCAGTCAGACCAGAACTCCTGTGTTTCTGCATTCAACTTATGAGGAGAAATGCTCTGAAATGTTGTTGCCTCTTCTTTCACCTATTAGACCTGCAATTGTCCGGAGACAACTGTATTTCCCAGACAGGCGCCTAATACAGTTTGACTGTGGTAAATTGCAGGAGCTTGCTATTTTGCTCAGGAAGTTAAAGTCAGAAGGCCATCGGGTATTAATATTCACACAGATGACCAAGATGCTGGATATTTTGGAGGCTTTCATAAACCTGTACGGCTACACTTACATGCGTTTAGATGGATCTACTCAACCAGAGGATAGACAAACTTTAATGCAGCGTTTCAACACCAATCCCAAAATATTTATCTTCATTCTATCAACCCGTAGTGGGGGTGTTGGCATCAATCTTGTTGGGGCAGATACTGTAATCTTCTATGATAGTGACTGGAATCCTGCGATGGATCAGCAAGCCCAAGATCGCTGCCATCGGATAGGACAGACACGTGAAGTACATATCTACAGGTTAATCAGTGAGAGCACCATTGAAGAAAATATCTTAAAGAAAGCCAATCAGAAGCGTGCTCTTGATGATCTAGTTATACAGAGTGGAGGATACAACACAGAATTTTTCAAGAAGCTCGATCCTATGGAATTATTTTCTGGGCATAAAACACTTCAGATTAAGAACATGCAGAGGgagaaaaacaataacaatggaAATGAGGTTTCATTGTCTAATGCAGACGTGGAGGCTGCTCTGAAATATGCTGAAGATGAAGCAGATTACATGGCATTGAAGAAAGTCGAACAGGAAGAGGCTGTAGACAACCAAGAGTTTACTGAAGAGGCCATTGGGAGATTGGAAGATGATGAATTCGTAAATGATGATGATATGAAGGCTGATGAGCCTACAGACCATGAGATGACAACTTGTTGCAAAGAGGGTGAGGTGAATTTAGATGAAAATGATTGCATTGAAGAGAGAGCTGTAACTTTTACTGGGAACAAAGATGATGTCGATATGTTGGCTGATGTCAAGCAGATGGCAGCAGCGGCAGCTGCTGCTGGACAAGCTATCTCATCCTTCGAAAATCAGCTACGTCCAATAGACAGATATGCAGTCCGTTTTCTGGAACTGTGGGATCCAATTATAGACAAAGCAGCCTTGGAATCCCAAGTTAGGTTTCAGGAGACAGAATGGGAGCTTGATCGTATTGAGAAGTACAAGGACGAAATGGAAGCTGagattgatgatgatgaagagccATTGGTGTATGAAA GATGGGATGCTGATTTTGCGACCGAGGCATACCGACAACAAGTTGAGGCGCTAACTCAACATCAG TTGATGGAAGAAAAGGAAGCTGAAGCTGAAGCTAATGAGAAGGAAAGTGCAGATGGACATTTAGATGCTATGGT CAGGTGTAAAGTGCCACGCAATCCTAAATCGAAGTCTAAGAAGAAACCAAAGAAAACCAAGTTCAAATCCCTCAAGAAAGAATCTTTAACTTCTGAATTGAAACACATGAAAGTGGAGGCATCAATAGAAACTTTGTCTGCagatgatgatgacgatgacgaCGACGATGACGTGATATATCCTGATGATGGTACATATTCAGATACTACGTCTCCTTATTCAAGTGTGCAGAGAAAACGTAAGAAAGCAGAATTAGCTATTGATATAGACAAAAAGAGGTCAAGGAAGAATagcaagaaattcaaaaaagctCCTGAAACGTGCCCTTTTGATGTAGATTCAGATCTGTCTGGAAAGCAGCATGGCAGGTCTATGGAATTAAAATCATACGAGGTGGTTTCTGATCTTGAGCAGAAACCAGCTGGCAGGAGCAAGATGGGAGGGAAAATCTCCATCAGTACCATGCCAGTGAAACGGGTGTTGATGATAAAGCCAGAGAAGTTAAAGAAAGGGAATGTTTGGTCGAGAGATTGTGTTCCTCCACCTGATTCATGGTTGCCACAGGAGGATGCAATATTATGTGCTGTTGTACATGAATATGGCCCTCACTGGAGCTTGGTCAGTGAAACTCTGTATGGGATGGCTGCTGGTGGGTTTTATCGGGGAAGATACCGCCATCCAGTTCATTGTTGTGAGAGATTTAGAGAACTAATCCATAGATATGTTTTATCTTCTCCAGAACATCCTATCAATAATGAAAAGATGAGCAATATGGTCTCCGGGAAGGCCCTTCTCAAAGTAACTGAG GATAACATACGGATGTTATTAAATGTTGCTGCTGAGCAGCCAGACCATGAGTTACTTCTCCAGAAGCACTTCACAGCACTGCTTTCTGCTGTGTGGAGGGTGAACTCTCGTGCTGAATGTCAACAGAATTTGTCATCATCTCGAAATGCTCTTTATAATCATGGAAGGGTTTTCAATTCTTCTGTCAATCAGTTACCTTCGAATTCCTCAAAGGAATCTGcaaaaagaatgaaattcaCTAATTTGGGACATAGTAGCAAGTTGCTTGCTGCTGCACTCCATGATGCCAGCAGTAGAAGGCCAGATGATAGAGTTTCCTATTCCAACTTGAGCGAAGTTGCTCCTGCCATTGGTGAGCAGTTGGAAGTAACATTGGAATTCCAAAAAGAGGAAGATGATTCTTTGATTCAATTCCCACCTATAATAAGCATGTCAATACCTAGCTCAGCGCCATTGACATCAGTAAATAAGGATAGAGCAGAGGCTCACCATCTCAGAGCATCCACAAGTATAGCTGAAAATCGATTCAG GGATGCAGCAAGAGCTTGTGTTGAAGGGGATCTGGGCTGGGTTTCATCTACCGCACCAGCAAATGATTTCAAGTTGCGGCTGCCTTCAAAGACGCAGTCCTTGGGAAAGCACAAGCTCTCCGTCTCCGAGTCAACCAAGCCTCCTAGGTcaaagatgaagaaaacttTAATAGAGCACAGTCAAGGACACCTTTTTGCCGAGCCAGTATCCCAGCCACTGCCTGTACTGTCATCCAGGGATCCCAATTTAAGGTTTGACCTGCCGCCAATAGCCATTCAGGATAACAAGGATGAATATTCTATCTCATGCATTGAGAAGGAGCTTTCAGCGGAAATGGGGACCTGGGATGCTGTTGCACACGACTATGTTCTTGGTTTCACATCAGGTCTTGATGATTTTTCATCGTTGCCAGAATTTACTGACATCGGATAA